One genomic segment of Kocuria rhizophila DC2201 includes these proteins:
- the nth gene encoding endonuclease III, which produces METPAAAEHVRFVPARQAEQAAARRRRAGSETALSRTRRARRIQRILAQTYPYAVAELDFDDAWQLLVATVLSAQTTDIRVNAVTPGLFAAYPGPRELAEAPAEDVQEMVRSLGFYRSKARSIQALAARVVDEYDGTVPGTLAQLVTLPGVGRKTANVVLGNAFGVPGITVDTHFGRLARRLGWTVQDDPVKVEADVAALFPPALWTELSHELIYHGRRICHSRRPACGVCPVADLCPSYGEGPTDPEAARQLLGYELKPGREDLLAGFMAGRTRRQLRAEGHTLSA; this is translated from the coding sequence ATGGAGACCCCCGCCGCAGCCGAGCACGTGCGCTTCGTCCCGGCGCGGCAGGCGGAGCAGGCGGCCGCGCGGCGTCGTCGTGCCGGGAGTGAGACTGCCTTGTCCAGGACGCGGCGCGCGCGGCGCATCCAGCGGATCCTCGCGCAGACGTACCCCTACGCCGTGGCGGAGCTGGACTTCGACGACGCCTGGCAGCTGCTCGTGGCCACGGTCCTGTCCGCACAGACCACCGACATCCGCGTCAACGCGGTCACCCCGGGGCTGTTCGCGGCGTACCCCGGCCCGCGCGAGCTGGCCGAGGCGCCCGCCGAGGACGTCCAGGAGATGGTGCGCTCCCTCGGCTTCTACCGTTCCAAGGCGCGCTCGATCCAGGCCCTGGCCGCGCGCGTCGTGGACGAGTACGACGGCACCGTGCCCGGCACGCTCGCGCAGCTCGTGACCCTGCCCGGCGTGGGGCGCAAGACCGCGAACGTGGTGCTCGGCAACGCGTTCGGGGTGCCCGGGATCACCGTGGACACCCACTTCGGGCGGCTCGCGCGCAGGCTGGGGTGGACCGTCCAGGACGATCCGGTGAAGGTCGAGGCGGACGTGGCGGCGCTGTTCCCGCCCGCGCTGTGGACTGAGCTGTCCCACGAGCTGATCTACCACGGACGGCGGATCTGCCACTCCCGCCGGCCCGCGTGCGGGGTGTGCCCGGTGGCAGACCTGTGCCCCTCCTACGGCGAGGGCCCCACGGACCCGGAGGCGGCGCGCCAGCTACTCGGCTACGAACTGAAACCCGGCCGCGAGGACCTGCTGGCCGGGTTCATGGCGGGACGCACCCGGCGGCAGCTGCGCGCCGAGGGACACACGCTCAGCGCGTGA
- the acs gene encoding acetate--CoA ligase, translating to MTTDPAAQPKTFAPSEEFAAQANATAELYTQAEEQGEEFWANQARDLLTWSTPFTEVLDWSNPPFVKWFQDGTLNAAYNAVDRHVEAGNGDRVALYFEGEPGDSASYTYAQLKDEVSKAANAFEALGVGKGDRVAVYLPMIPEAVITMLACARIGAIHSVVFGGFSADALRSRIEDGEAKLVVTADGSYRRGKPTTLKPAVDAALEKGGDTVQHVVVVKRNGEDVAFQDGRDVWWHEITENASTEHTPSEQNAEDPLFILYTSGTTGKPKGILHTTGGYLTQAAFTHKNVFDLKPETDVYWCTADVGWVTGHTYITYAPLVNGATQVIYEGTPDSPHRGRFWEIVQKYGVSILYTSPTAIRTMMKWGEEIPAEWDLSSLRLLGTVGEAINPEAWTWFRRVIGQDRCPIVDTWWQTETGAMMISPLPGVTATKPGSAQVPLPGIAVDVVDDAGTSLPNETDGFLVVRKPWPSMLRTIWGDDERFVNTYWGQFGDKYFAGDGAKRDADGDVWILGRVDDVMNVSGHRLSTPEIESALVSHPSVAEAAVVGAADETTGQAVFAFVILSDQATAENRDAAELAEEIRAHVGREISPIAKPKKVLIVPELPKTRSGKIMRRLLKDVAEDRPVGDVSTLADQTVMQQIVDSLGTK from the coding sequence ATGACCACGGATCCCGCAGCCCAGCCGAAGACCTTCGCCCCGAGCGAGGAGTTCGCCGCCCAGGCCAACGCCACCGCGGAGCTGTACACGCAGGCCGAGGAGCAGGGCGAGGAGTTCTGGGCGAACCAGGCCCGTGACCTGCTCACGTGGTCCACCCCGTTCACCGAGGTGCTGGACTGGTCCAACCCGCCGTTCGTCAAGTGGTTCCAGGACGGCACCCTCAACGCCGCGTACAACGCCGTGGACCGCCATGTGGAGGCCGGCAACGGGGACCGCGTGGCCCTGTACTTCGAGGGCGAGCCCGGGGACAGCGCGTCCTACACGTACGCGCAGCTCAAGGACGAGGTCTCCAAGGCGGCGAACGCCTTCGAGGCGCTCGGCGTGGGCAAGGGCGATCGCGTGGCCGTGTACCTGCCCATGATCCCGGAGGCCGTGATCACCATGCTCGCGTGCGCGCGCATCGGTGCGATCCATTCGGTGGTCTTCGGCGGCTTCTCCGCGGACGCCCTGCGCTCGCGCATCGAGGACGGCGAGGCCAAGCTCGTGGTCACCGCAGACGGCTCCTACCGCCGCGGCAAGCCCACCACGCTGAAGCCCGCCGTGGACGCCGCCCTGGAGAAGGGCGGGGACACCGTGCAGCACGTGGTGGTGGTCAAGCGCAACGGCGAGGACGTCGCGTTCCAGGACGGCCGCGACGTGTGGTGGCACGAGATCACCGAGAACGCCTCCACCGAGCACACGCCCTCGGAGCAGAACGCCGAGGACCCGCTGTTCATCCTCTACACCTCCGGCACCACCGGCAAGCCCAAGGGCATCCTGCACACCACCGGCGGCTACCTGACCCAGGCGGCGTTCACCCACAAGAACGTGTTCGACCTCAAGCCGGAGACGGACGTCTACTGGTGCACCGCGGACGTCGGGTGGGTCACGGGCCACACCTACATCACCTACGCGCCGCTTGTGAACGGCGCCACCCAGGTGATCTACGAGGGCACCCCGGACTCCCCGCACCGCGGCCGGTTCTGGGAGATCGTGCAGAAGTACGGCGTGAGCATCCTCTACACGTCCCCCACCGCCATCCGCACCATGATGAAGTGGGGCGAGGAGATCCCCGCCGAGTGGGACCTCAGCTCCCTGCGCCTGCTGGGCACCGTGGGCGAGGCCATCAACCCCGAGGCATGGACCTGGTTCCGCAGGGTCATCGGCCAGGACCGCTGCCCCATCGTGGACACGTGGTGGCAGACCGAGACCGGCGCCATGATGATCTCCCCGCTGCCCGGCGTCACGGCCACCAAGCCGGGCTCCGCACAGGTGCCGCTGCCGGGCATCGCTGTGGACGTGGTCGACGACGCCGGCACCTCCCTCCCCAACGAGACGGACGGCTTCCTGGTGGTCCGCAAGCCGTGGCCGTCCATGCTGCGCACCATCTGGGGTGACGACGAGCGCTTCGTGAACACCTACTGGGGCCAGTTCGGGGACAAGTACTTCGCCGGCGACGGCGCCAAGCGGGACGCGGACGGGGACGTGTGGATCCTGGGCCGCGTGGACGACGTCATGAACGTCTCCGGCCACCGCCTGTCCACCCCCGAGATCGAGTCCGCGCTGGTCTCCCACCCCTCCGTGGCGGAGGCCGCCGTGGTGGGCGCCGCGGACGAGACCACGGGCCAGGCGGTCTTCGCGTTCGTGATCCTCTCGGACCAGGCCACCGCCGAGAACCGGGACGCCGCCGAGCTCGCCGAGGAGATCCGCGCGCACGTGGGCCGGGAGATCTCCCCGATCGCCAAGCCCAAGAAGGTGCTGATCGTTCCCGAGCTGCCCAAGACGCGCTCCGGCAAGATCATGCGCCGCCTGCTCAAGGACGTCGCCGAGGACCGCCCCGTGGGGGACGTCTCCACGCTCGCGGACCAGACGGTCATGCAGCAGATCGTGGACTCGCTCGGCACCAAGTAG
- a CDS encoding peptidyl-tRNA hydrolase, whose amino-acid sequence MMSEANVEQDVPWAMQLVVHRDRADPAREVDAAEAAASAVVTLLADERSAPGGPWHEAVRTWRDVQIRKLVRRADGKRWEDVQSLPGVTVVRAGSDDDAAAAVRAFVPAPVRPLPRELHKLQVSGTQFPAGGVSRAEDAVVTVEVAPGLGISSGKLAAQCGHAAQLAWEQMPADVRDRWRADDYRVRVVFPSEREWTGARRPVTVTDSGLTELDGPTDTTRAWW is encoded by the coding sequence ATGATGAGCGAGGCGAACGTGGAGCAGGACGTGCCGTGGGCCATGCAGCTGGTCGTGCACCGGGACAGGGCCGATCCGGCACGCGAGGTGGACGCGGCGGAGGCGGCCGCGAGCGCCGTCGTCACCCTGCTGGCCGACGAGCGCAGCGCCCCCGGCGGGCCTTGGCACGAGGCCGTGCGAACCTGGCGCGACGTTCAGATCCGCAAGCTCGTGCGCCGCGCGGACGGCAAGCGCTGGGAGGACGTCCAGTCCCTGCCCGGCGTCACGGTGGTGCGCGCCGGCTCGGACGACGACGCCGCGGCCGCCGTGCGCGCGTTCGTCCCGGCCCCAGTGCGCCCCCTTCCGAGAGAACTGCACAAGCTGCAGGTGTCCGGAACGCAGTTCCCGGCGGGCGGCGTGTCACGGGCCGAGGACGCCGTGGTGACCGTGGAGGTGGCTCCGGGGCTGGGGATCTCCAGCGGCAAGCTCGCGGCGCAGTGCGGGCACGCCGCGCAGCTCGCGTGGGAGCAGATGCCCGCCGACGTGCGGGACCGCTGGCGGGCGGACGACTACCGCGTGCGGGTGGTGTTCCCCTCGGAGCGGGAGTGGACCGGGGCGCGGCGGCCGGTGACGGTCACGGATTCCGGGCTGACCGAGCTGGACGGACCCACGGACACCACGCGGGCGTGGTGGTGA
- a CDS encoding HD domain-containing protein, translated as MSTLTDRARDIATRAHRGQTDKSGADYIDHPRRVAQRVRHYATADQQDAAQVVAWLHDVVEDTGVTLDDLRNNFTEDTVAGVDAMTRRPGEDGDDYYRRVAAHPLARAVKQADLDDNTDPARTALLDEDTRARLARKYAHAREVLAAG; from the coding sequence ATGAGCACTCTCACGGACCGCGCCAGGGACATCGCCACCCGGGCGCACCGGGGCCAGACGGACAAGAGTGGCGCGGACTACATCGACCACCCACGCCGCGTCGCGCAGCGGGTGCGCCACTACGCGACTGCGGACCAGCAGGACGCCGCACAGGTGGTGGCGTGGCTGCACGACGTCGTGGAGGACACCGGGGTGACCCTCGACGACCTCCGCAATAACTTCACCGAGGACACCGTCGCTGGAGTGGACGCCATGACCCGGCGGCCGGGTGAGGACGGCGACGACTACTACCGGCGGGTGGCCGCCCACCCCCTGGCGCGCGCCGTCAAGCAGGCGGACCTGGACGACAACACGGACCCCGCCCGCACGGCCCTGCTGGACGAGGACACCCGCGCCCGCCTGGCGCGCAAGTACGCCCACGCCCGGGAGGTGCTCGCCGCCGGGTGA
- a CDS encoding NUDIX hydrolase — protein MTTSSAMPAGPREQLVELARHGDSVVMHDREPWRIGQLNENFRHSAVLILFGALDSVPSAYAEHAEGPGRDLDVLLVQRASTLRAHPGQVAFPGGRLDPPDGEPGTTLETPGGTVSAPHVRAALREAHEETGVDPDGVEVLGALHEVPLPVSNHLVTPVIGWWRSQSPVDVVDHAESSLVFRVPVLDLINPAHRYYATVTRGNQTYKSPAFDVSVAGAPETVTVWGFTGVVLDRVLEWLGWSVEWDRSVKRPAPGMGPKT, from the coding sequence ATGACCACTTCTTCAGCGATGCCCGCGGGCCCGCGCGAGCAGCTCGTGGAGCTCGCGCGCCACGGCGACTCCGTGGTCATGCACGACCGCGAGCCGTGGCGGATCGGGCAGCTGAACGAGAACTTCCGGCACTCGGCGGTGCTCATCCTTTTCGGCGCGCTGGACAGCGTGCCCTCCGCCTACGCCGAGCACGCGGAGGGCCCCGGGCGGGACCTGGACGTGCTGCTGGTGCAGCGTGCCTCCACCCTGCGGGCGCATCCCGGTCAGGTGGCCTTCCCTGGCGGGCGCCTCGACCCACCCGACGGCGAACCCGGAACCACCCTGGAGACCCCCGGGGGAACCGTGAGCGCCCCGCACGTGCGCGCGGCGCTGCGCGAGGCCCACGAGGAGACCGGTGTGGACCCGGACGGCGTGGAGGTGCTCGGAGCACTGCACGAGGTGCCGCTGCCCGTGAGCAACCACCTGGTGACCCCCGTGATCGGGTGGTGGCGCAGCCAGTCACCCGTGGACGTGGTGGACCACGCCGAGTCCTCCCTGGTGTTCCGTGTGCCCGTGCTGGATCTCATCAACCCCGCCCACCGCTACTACGCGACCGTGACCCGGGGGAACCAGACCTACAAGTCCCCGGCGTTCGACGTCTCCGTGGCCGGGGCCCCCGAGACCGTGACCGTGTGGGGCTTCACCGGCGTGGTGCTGGACCGCGTGCTCGAGTGGCTCGGGTGGTCCGTGGAGTGGGACCGATCGGTGAAGCGGCCGGCGCCGGGGATGGGGCCGAAGACGTAG
- a CDS encoding bifunctional 3'-5' exonuclease/DNA polymerase, which produces MHIVVAAAEPGTWVLQVVSANGERAGQELTVADAELPGVVAQREEAAARAGVQPPVWTWQDTSVPAALLCAAGVWVTRCRDLGLCATILATASTAPGSGAPDDAGEPRPLAYRPVLEPADPRHVPGPRPLAPASNQGSLFAVAEEHGPGVTELIAELAAQTSACATARNPQRLERLLSLESQGALVAADMRHRGIPWNPAVHQQILEDMLGTRPAGEERPARMQELAQEVRTALAAPALNPDSPVELLKALRNAGVDVDTTRAFKLQEWTLVNGQPQEQRVATVTPVLEYKKLSRVFSATGWHWLDTWVHEGRFHPEYVVGGVVTGRWAARGGGALQIPKYIRDAVRADPGHALVVADAAQLEPRVLAILARDDALAEASRGRDLYTAIAEQGQARGSELTERSHAKLALLGAMYGATSGAGGRFMPQLTRMFPRAVGYVEHAARVGELGHQVCTYLGRWSPAPGPEWFEVQRATDTQAGERRAAQASRSHGRFSRNFVVQGSAAEWALAWLGHIRQGLHGADVDAELVFFLHDEVMVHCAEQHADRVQQIVEHAAGQAVHTVFGTVPVEVPVATTVVTSYADAK; this is translated from the coding sequence ATGCACATCGTGGTGGCCGCCGCCGAGCCCGGGACCTGGGTCCTGCAGGTGGTCTCCGCCAACGGCGAGCGCGCGGGGCAGGAGCTCACGGTCGCGGACGCGGAACTGCCCGGCGTCGTCGCCCAGCGGGAGGAGGCGGCCGCCCGCGCGGGCGTCCAGCCCCCGGTGTGGACCTGGCAGGACACCTCCGTGCCCGCCGCTCTGCTGTGCGCCGCGGGGGTGTGGGTCACGCGGTGCCGGGACCTGGGACTGTGCGCCACCATCCTGGCCACGGCCTCCACCGCCCCGGGATCGGGCGCGCCCGACGATGCCGGGGAACCCCGTCCCCTCGCCTACCGTCCCGTCCTCGAACCGGCGGACCCCCGGCACGTTCCCGGGCCCCGGCCACTGGCACCGGCAAGCAACCAGGGATCGCTGTTCGCGGTGGCCGAGGAGCACGGACCGGGCGTCACGGAGCTGATCGCCGAACTCGCGGCCCAGACCAGCGCGTGCGCCACGGCCCGGAACCCGCAGCGTCTCGAACGGCTGCTGAGCCTCGAGTCCCAGGGGGCGCTCGTGGCCGCGGACATGCGCCACCGGGGCATCCCGTGGAACCCCGCGGTGCACCAGCAGATCCTGGAGGACATGCTCGGCACGCGTCCGGCAGGTGAGGAGCGCCCTGCCCGGATGCAGGAGCTCGCACAGGAGGTCCGCACCGCACTGGCCGCGCCCGCCCTGAACCCGGACTCGCCCGTGGAGCTGCTCAAGGCCCTGCGCAACGCCGGGGTGGACGTGGACACCACCCGCGCGTTCAAGCTCCAGGAGTGGACGCTCGTCAACGGTCAGCCGCAGGAGCAGCGCGTGGCCACGGTGACGCCGGTGCTCGAGTACAAGAAGCTTTCCCGCGTCTTCTCCGCCACCGGGTGGCACTGGCTGGACACCTGGGTCCACGAGGGCCGCTTCCACCCCGAGTACGTGGTGGGCGGCGTCGTCACCGGCCGGTGGGCGGCGCGCGGCGGGGGTGCCCTGCAGATCCCCAAGTACATCCGGGACGCGGTGCGCGCGGACCCCGGTCACGCGCTCGTCGTCGCGGACGCCGCCCAGCTGGAGCCGCGCGTGCTCGCCATCCTCGCTCGCGACGACGCCCTGGCCGAGGCCTCGCGCGGCCGCGACCTCTACACCGCCATCGCGGAGCAGGGCCAGGCCCGCGGTTCCGAGCTCACGGAGCGCTCCCACGCGAAGCTCGCGCTGCTGGGGGCCATGTACGGCGCGACGTCCGGGGCGGGCGGCCGGTTCATGCCGCAGCTGACCCGCATGTTCCCGCGGGCCGTGGGCTACGTGGAGCACGCGGCGCGCGTGGGCGAGCTCGGCCACCAGGTGTGCACCTACCTGGGCCGCTGGTCCCCCGCGCCGGGCCCGGAGTGGTTCGAGGTGCAGCGCGCCACGGACACGCAGGCCGGCGAGCGCCGCGCCGCGCAGGCGTCCCGCAGCCACGGCCGGTTCTCCCGCAACTTCGTGGTCCAGGGCTCGGCGGCGGAGTGGGCGCTCGCGTGGCTCGGCCACATCCGTCAGGGCCTGCACGGCGCGGACGTGGACGCGGAGCTCGTGTTCTTCCTCCACGACGAGGTCATGGTGCACTGCGCCGAGCAGCACGCGGACCGGGTGCAGCAGATCGTGGAGCACGCCGCGGGGCAGGCGGTGCACACGGTGTTCGGCACGGTACCGGTGGAGGTCCCGGTGGCCACGACGGTGGTGACGTCCTACGCGGACGCGAAGTAG